In Lolium rigidum isolate FL_2022 chromosome 7, APGP_CSIRO_Lrig_0.1, whole genome shotgun sequence, the DNA window AACCCGGGGAGCCAAGCCATGAATAAACTGGGCAAGTCCAAGGTGCGGATCTTCCAGATGGTGGCCGAGGCGTGCGACAACGTGCTGCTCAACCAACTGCAAGATATAGCAAGTGGCGTCAGCCTGTCAGGCCACTGGAGAATTCAGAACATTTCTAGTAGTACCAAATTACCTCTCTGCTTATTCTACTGTCATCATAAGACGATCGGCAGCGCAAATGTTCCAAAATATCATGTACTAATGTATTAAGAAATATGGACTGTTTTCATTGCAAGTAGCAGTATTCTTTCCCGCCTAGATGCTGAAATATGAGACCACAGCTTATGACAGAAGCTTAAACACCAACAGCTAAACAATACGTACGCACAGGAAATAAAAAATACCTACAGGACTGACATAAACATATTGTTTATGTTTGTAGCCTGCAAATTTCATCCATATGATGCATAATAAGAagggaaaaaaaggaaaagaacagcTTGATTAATGCCTTGGATTAGCACTTTTTTTtcctgaaacggaggcaaaagctttgcctcatctattaattaagtagaaggtgcccgatttttaggagaaaaccgggcaaaaacctacaaagacagggccaagcccacacccacccacacgACGCCACGAAGGCACACCGAGCCACCATGGCTACCCACATAAGCTACACAAATGCGAAGCTCGAGTTGGCCTATGTCAAACAGATGGCTCCCCAAGAAAAGGCCGGTAGCTCCGATTCCGACGACGAGCCGCGGAGAGGAGATGCACAAGACCTGCGCCGAAAAGGATCTTCACCGTCGAACCGCCCCTCAAAGGTCATCGTACACCACCCAaaggcagcttcgacttcacagcaagaggaggccaacctgaagacattcggacacgccgggacggagccgactaacacggTCTTGCAGGAACCAAACCATGCTCAACGCCATTGTCGTTGCCGCCCAAGCCCACCGTCGAGAGTCACCTTACCGCCCAAGCGACCCAAGGTCAAGCACCCTCGAAGATGACGAAcattcggagccgccgctccgacataccGCTGCTCCGTCGCACCCTGCGCGTCTaccaagaccaccaccttccggggccgctGCCCCGACGTACCACTGCTCGCTCTCGAGCTGCGACGCCGCACAAACCGTCCACCCGCAACCCAAGCTGCACAGGGCAAAAGGCCGCAGACCACGGGcatcacaccaactcatccgGGGCCGGCGCCCCGACATAACGTCCGACCGTCCCCTCTAGGACGCGTCCGATCGAGCCGACTGCCCTATCGCCCACGCAGCCGGGGTCGCCACCCAAGCCGTGACAAGCCGCATCCCCGCACCATAGAGATGTTGCCGCATCGccttccgaggccgccgccccggctcacagccacctacccgaggccgccgcctcggcatcctCCAACGCAGACGGTAAGGCAACACAGTCCGGCAAACAAACCACCCTCGCCGAGTGAAGTTCACGCCCTCCAAagatgacgcctccaagaagggaagagacgagaccgccgccgtcgcccgctgcGGCCGAGgcaagatcttgggttttcacctggAGGGCACGAATCCTCGAAGGCAGGAGAGGTGGAAGCTCcacgacgatgcctccaagaaggggcaCTGCGCCCTGAGGcgtcgccatcgccggcgccgACCAAGTCGGGCAGAGCTTTCGCCCGGAGCAAGCACCCTCCCGCCGAGGCTTCCTTCACCGGCAGGGAAGCCGGAGCACGCCATCATGCGCGCCGGCACCGTCAACCACCTCGCCCACCGTGACACCGCCGCTGCCCGGGGCCTTGCCCCGGCACACCACCACCAACCAGCAGCCGCTGCAACCTGCAGCACCTCCACGGCCACGACTCGACGCCTCCACGGCTCCACCATctcctccgccacggccacggcTCGACGGCTCCACCATCCCCACGGCCACGGCTCACTGCTCAAGTCTCAACCGGCGTCACCGCGACACCGCCTCAGGTAACCACTCCGCACCGCAGTACTAACTTCTTATTTTCTTAGCAGTTAGCACTCCTATTCTTTAGAGATTTCAGAGATTGTCATGTCATGTATCGTATTATGAGAGAAATTTCGTGTCTTGATTTAGATGTCCGAGACCGAGAGTCATAGCATGGGCCGCATGGCACACTTGGAAGCTGATCTTGGTTTTGAAGGTGATGGCTCCGGCACTGGTATCGGCATTGGATCTGGTCCTACAAATTCGACCCCAGTCAGCAGTGTCAAGAAACAAATGAACAAACGTAGCAAGATATGGCAGCACTTTACTGTCCATGAAAATGACATAAATCGTGCCATTTGTAACTATTGCGGTTCAAATCTGGGCTGCAAATCTTCAAGTGCAGGTAATTCTATTCCTTCGGGAGGTACAAGTTGTAGGTATGACCGTATGAGTAGTCCACTCATCTAGTTTCAGCTTCACAAAGAAGATACTGATTTAGTAGTCCAATATGCTATGGATGGACTGAATGAGTAGGATTGATTGGCGCTAGTTGCAGTTGACAGTGGTTCCTGGCTATTGTCCATAGCATTCTACATTCGTCCTGCTTTGGGTTTGCCTCGTGTACCACTCTTTCTTCTCTCCATTTTGATTGCCTCGTGAATAATACACAGTCATGATTTATGTTTTAGGGTACGTACAATATCCAGAACTGTTTCATAGTTGAATTGATGTGTTTATTTTATTGATTGCACAGTAATTGCTGAACCAAGATCTAGTTGTCTAGTagtatcttgttcttcaaaaaatAAATGCATATACTACGAATTGTCTAAGTCGTACCAAAGCACCAGGAGCTTCCACCTAATATACTAGAGCAGCAATTCTAAAATATTAGTCAGATGCAGAAAAAAAACATCAGTTGCCGGTGTTGTACTTCATGTATAGCATAATAATCAGTAAAATTGCCGTAAGCGTATCAATATTGAGGCTGATCTTGCTGAGTTGACCAAGCTAGAGGAAGGTAAAAAACGGTGTTCATTTCTATTGTTTATGGATTATACAACCTTTCATATTAATTCTATTCCTGGTGTTATAATGTAGATTTTGGAGGCCTCCAAGTGGATGATGATGAGATAATACCTCTTGATTGATCCTGTGTGGAGACGTGGAGTAACTGTTGGCGAAAATCCAAGACCATGGTGTATCCGTGTATGCTAGgtgctagctgtagctagttgcctGTTTGAGTTGGCGAAAATCAAGACCATGCTGTAGCTAGTTGCTAGTTGCCTGTGAGTTTGCCCCATGGACCAGATGATGTACTGATCTGCTATGGACCTATGGTGCTATTTTCTTGTTCAAGTTGCCTGTTCAAGTTTGCCCCATGGTGTATACTGCTAGTTGTAGCTACCCTGTAGCTGCTAATCTGCTATGGTGCTATTTTCTATGTACTGAACTACTGATGTTATGTACTGAATCATTGTATCTGTGATATTGTGATGTATCTGTATCACTGTATGTTTGCTAGACTTGTTCTGTTGCTTTTGCTTCATTGCTTCTTACTTGTTCATCATATATTATTATCTGTGAATTTATGAGTTTGCATAATATTTGTGAATATATCTCTCCTGTTATATTTTGGCATGAAAcaaaaaggtcatgccaaaattttcactTGACCGAATGCACCATAAAAAAGACATGCCAAAAGTTGTCTCCTGTTCAAAAATTCGCGAcaactttggttaatttggttattaccgaaaccgaaccggatgttattggttattaccgaaaccgaatcgTATTCTCGTACaaaaccgtatttaccgaagtaTTGAAATCGTATTTACCGAAAACCCGTATAAACCGAACCGATTTAACCGTTTTAACCGAATGCGCAGCCGGACTCGCTGGCCAGCACCTCACCGCCACAATACCCAGACCTCCCGCGGCCGAGCTGGCCCGCAAGGCCCAGATCTAGCCCGGCCGAGCCCGACCACACCCGGTGCCGCCGCGCCCCGCCACACCCGCACAGCCTGCTCGTGCAGCTCGTAGCCAGGAGCGCCACCGCGCCCGTCGCACGCCGCCATGCCCGTCGCCCACTGCATCCCGCCGCCGCGGTTCCCCCAGTCCGCGAGCTAGCCTCCGCCGGCCGGAGAGAGAACAgatcctgccgccgccgctccgcgcgggctttgcccggcggagaccaccggcgacggcgggggaggagggggcGGAGGGGGAGGGGTGGTTGCCGGCGGTTGGTGTCGCAGCCCGTGTCGCCCAGGGGAGGAGCGACGCGGGGGCGTTTTTGGATTAGCACATTGCAAGTATCCATTGCAAGTAGCAGTATTCTTTCTTGCCTAGATGCTGAAATATGAGACCACAGCTTATGACAGAAGCTTAAGCACCAACAGCTAAACAATACATACGCACAGGAGATAGCAAATACCTACTGGGCTGACTGCTGACAATGAACACATCACTTACGTTTGTAGCCTGCAAATTTAATCCGTATGATGCATATAAGGGAAAAAAAAGAACAGCTTGACTGATGCCTTGAAATAGCACATTGAACTAACTATGAATATGGACTCATTTAAACAGAACAACCTGGAGAAAAAAATAGATACAAAAGTTTATTCTGAATACTAACATGCTAGCTCAATTACAAGGTGGGCACTCCTATAAGTATGATTTTCTCTTTAAAAAGTAGTTCTTATTTCTAGCCGCCAAGTAACAAAATGGCTAGGGTTCTGTTCTCGATTTAGAGGGCACACACCCACAGAAgggcgccttcttcttcttgtgcGCACCACCACGGTGGTCCTTCCTCCCATACAGATAATCCCTCAGGAGCACCCGAGTACGCTTGTCGGAGACCTTGAGCCTCCTGTACTCGTTCTCCTCCTCGAGCTTCAGTAAGACATACTGTATCTTCTGAAGCTCCAGTTCCAGCCTCGACACATTATCTGACCCTTTTTTCACCTGCTCCGAGATCTTCCTCCTGCTGGGTAAACCTTCCAGCTCAGAGTTCATGCTTCCCGACAATGCAGGGTAACTCTCAGCCTTCTTTGACAGCTTGCTGTTGAGATTGATTTGTTCCAAGACGAGCCCCTCGGTCTCATGCAGCTGAGTGCTGATGCCATCGTACTCCGTATTCATGGGAGACCTGCCCTTCGATGGGCCACCCATCTTCTGCTTCAATTCCTGGATGCTCTCTTGGATGCTCAGCAGCCTCTGAGCATTAGAAGTGAGCCTCTCAACCACATTTTTGCCCCATATATCATGAGGCTCTACTAAAGACGAGGAAGACGTCTCGAACTTATTGATCCCAAGCTCTCTTCCCCTTATAAGCTCTGAGGAAGGGTACTCACTTTTTACCTCCTCAACTGCTTGTATGTCATGCTCGGATGACGATGACTTGGCTGTTTGGTTTTTGCAGGTCCTCTCTGCAGCCTCCCATAGCTGAAGCATCTCATCATCCAGCTCAGCATTTGCAGCATTGCCAAGTGGGTAGATTCCAGTACCATATGTTGGACAGGTAGATATTTGATCAAGTTCGATATCCTTCATCATCTGGACCTGCTTCCCTTTAGAGTCCGCAGCATCTTTTTGCTTCTCATCCTCAGAATATATTTCATTTGCTTCCATCCGTGACCCGGCTTTTGTTCTAAGTTCTGCATTTTCTTCCTGCATGTCATTTACCTTTTTCTGCAGAGCCTCAATATGGGCATCTAATGAGGAGGTTTTATTCAATAGCAGCTCCTTTTGGGCTATTGCACTAATCTCAATAGTTTTCCCTTCCATCATGAACTTGAGTGCCTTTTCTTCGTAGACTGCAGCTTTCACGGAATAGGTTATTGCGTCACCCAAAAGTAGAGCAAACTCTCTTTCATGTTGCTCAACTTCTTTTGACACGAGCTCATGTGCAGAAGTCAAATGCTGCCCCTTGTTTTTTAGAATGCAAGCATCCACTTGCAGGGTTTCATTTGCTTGGCGAAGTAGGAACATTTCATCATCCTTGGTGGTGCCCTCCGCAGTCAGGATGACGATTTTCTTCTCAAGTTCTCCTTTCACCACTTTGCCATCTTCAATGGCAACCTGAAGGGCCGCAACAACTAGACATAATTCCCGGTTCTTTTCTTGCATGAGCTGAACATTCTCTTCTGCTTCCAGTAACTCATCGTCCTTATGCACCAGCAGCGCCATGCAGTGCTCAAGTTCACCAAACAGCTCCTGGCAGACACTTTTTCCAGTGTTCAACTCAAACTCCAAAAGGACAAGCCGATTACTGAGAACTTCTATCAAGTAGACTATGTACTTCTTGAGGTTACTGTTTTCTGATTCAAGCATCATAGCTCTTGCGCTCAGCACTTTGACTTCACTATCAAGTTCACCCTTACCTAAACTCAGCAAAGCCATCTCATTGGTAAGAGATACCAATGCAGATGCTACCTCATTATTATGGCTTCTAAAGAACAGAGACAAGTGCTCAAGAATCATGCATTCTGCAAGAACAGCACCATTCTCATCCTCCAAGGCGTTGTACCTCTCAATCAAAGAGCTGTGTTCCTTAGATAAGGACTCACTTCTCTCAGTCATGTCAGTAATTTCATCTTGCAAACTCTGGTAGGACTCTGTCAAACAAGATAGCTTCTCATGTAAAATCAATGCTTCAGTCTTCTGTATCTGACCCCTTTCACTTATTTTCTGCAATTCTTGCCGCAGCTGTTCATTGCATTCTATTAGTTGACAATTTTCATTTTGTAAAGATATCATTTCTGTTGCTTCATCCTCTACCTTTTTCTCAAGGGCGCACTTCTGCAACTGCAGATCTCTGAACTCCGTTCCTACTTGCAACATGACAGTCGCATGAACCAAAAGCTCTGTATACATGAGAGTATTAACATCTTCACTTTCCTCTTTAAGTTTCACAATATTAGAGGTTTCATCTGAAACAGTCTGTAACAGAATTTCATCCTGAGCTACATCAGCAGGTCCTACATCCCTACTGATGTTAAGGACCTTCATGTGCTGTGAAATCCCTTCTcttagttttccattatgctttagCAACCGTTTACTCTCTGCTTCGTGATATCTGGCTTGATCTTCCAGCTCTGATATTAAAATCTCTGCAGCATGATTTTCCGCAGCATACTTTTGGCATTTTTCTAAGAGAGCCACATTCTTATCTTTCACGTCAACTAAACTGCCCTCCAAGAGCACTACACTAATAGAAGCTCTCATGCTTTTTTGTTCTTGCTCTTCAAGCCTCTCGTCCATATCATGGATTTTCTGTATCAGAGATGAAATCTGCTCCTCTAGGCTGCTCACATGCATTTCATGTGACTTCACAGAATCTTCATACTCTTTGTTAATTGTCCTCAACAGACCCTTCAGCTTCCTGACTTGATCATATACAAGATCCTTCTCTCTTGATAAAGAAGTGTGCTCGCCTTCCAGATCTGCATGCTTGCTTTCTAGGGCTTTCGTAACCACTGTAATTTTATGTAACTGAAAGGTAAATGCACTCTGTGTTAGATAAAAATAAGGATAAAATTTTATTAAAATAATATGATACAATAATATATCAAGACTACCATGGATATTCAACAATACCAATTTCTACTACACAACAACTTGACTTTGTGGGATTGTTACAAAAATTACCTGAGAAACCAAGTTGTTTTTTTCTGCAGAAAGAGCAAAGTTATCTGCAAGCTGAGCCTGGCGGGTTTCTTCAGAATCTTTCAGTTTTAATCTTAAGTCTTCAAGCTCCGCTTTCATATCAGATAATGACATCTCTAATACAGAATTCTTCTCTGAAATGTCAGCAAAACTTCTACCGAGGGTGTCTAGCTCTGCTACAAGAACAGCTTTTCCAGAAACACAGGAGGAAAGCTCACACTTTAAAGAACTTTCTGAAGATTCTAATGCTTTTATCCTCTCCCGCAGGCTTTCCATTTCAGCATGTGCATCTGAAATTGAGATCTCCAAGAGTGAATATTCATCAGATATTTGTTCCATCTCTTGAACCTTTTCCGAGAGAAGTGCCTTTTCAATCAAATTATTTGCACACACCTCCTTCAGTTTGAAGTTTGCTATCTGCAAATCCTCTATTAACTTCTGGTTTGCTGCAGCACTGCCTTTTAGAGTGTCCATGTCAACAGCCAGAGCATGGTATGTCCCCTCTAgattttttttctcttctttttgaCGGACAAAATCTCTCTGAACTGCCTCCTTTTCACCTATATGTGACCCCATTTCAGCCTTGAGTTTCACATTCAACTCCTTCAGTGCATCCAATTCACAATGCAGGTCTTTTATTGTATACTCTGCAGAAAGATTTTGTTCATGCAGGATATGGATGTCCTCTGTATACTTGATTACAATGTTCTCAAGATCCATCTTATTGTTCTCCACCTCACTTAATTGCCCACTCAGCTTCTCAATGTCCATGGCCAACTTGTTCACTTCATCCCGAGATTCAGAATGAAGACCTGTAACTGAGAGAAGAGCTGCTTCACCTTCAATGCACTTCTGGGTTTTATCTTCTAAGCTGGTTTCAAGGCTATAAACttcttcttgcttatgctttaGTTCTTTCTCCAGCACCTCTACTCTTCCTTCAACCTTGTCCAGTTCAGCCTGCAATTTCGAGAGTTCAGATTCCAGATGGGATACTCTCATCAAGGACTCCTGGTTCTTAGTAAGGGTAGCATCTTTTTCGGTGTTCAGAAGTAAGATAGTGTTCCTGAGTTCTGACGACAAGTTCTCCAACTCATTTGATTTGGCATTCAGCTTCTCAATCTCTCGATGCAGCCTACTCAGTTCTTCTTGAGACTGAGAATAAATGTTCTCCATTGACATGAGTGACTTTTCAGCTTGCACCTTCTTCTCGGTCTCTTCTCCCAAACTTAACTCCAGACTGTTGATACTTTCACTCATCTGTGCAATATCTCGCTCCTGTACATGCATTTTCTGTTCAGACTTCTCCAGTTTCAACTGCGCCTTTGAGAGTTGTAACTCCAAATCAGATACTTTCTCCAGAGACTGCTGGTGTTGCAGGAGTGCTGCATCCATCTCGGAGTTCACATCTGAAATGGCATTCTTTAGTTCTTTTGATGTATTCTCCAGATCTAACTTGTCATTTTCCAACTCACTCAGCTTCTTTATTGATGTGTCAAGATCTTGTGTcagccttttcacttcttcctttaaCTTGGAGTGCAGACTCTCTGACGTGAGGAGGGCTGCTTCAGTTTGTGTCCGCCTATGGCTTTCAACTTGCAGCTGGCCATGAACGCTTTGAATTTCCTCTCTCTTCTGTTCTAGATCTTGCATCAGCATATGCACCTTATTTTCATTAAACTCCAGCTCTGACTGTATATTCAAGAGTTGAGATTCCAACATAGAAACCCTTTCAACGACTTGCTGGTGTTGTAGTAAAGCTACATCCTTCTCAGTGTTTACCTGTGAAATGGTGCCCCTAAGGCTTTCTATTTCATTCTGAATCTCACTCTTTGAATCCCTCAGGGAATTTATCTCATCACGGAGTTCTTGTATAAGCACCTCAGAAGAGTGATTTTGTTCAGTAAGGCTCTTGACTTCCTTCTTCAGCTCACAAACAGCACTCTCCAGGTTCATCTTGCTCTGCATGAGCTCATCTAACTTTTCGTTTGTCATCTTGATCTCTGTAATCAACCTTTGAACTTCTTCCTGAGATTTAGCATGCTCCTTTCCCTCCAAAAGAAGAACACTTTCAGCTTGCATGCGCTTTTCATGTTCCTCCTGGAAGCTAAATTGGAGATTTTCCAATTCCTTCAGCTTTTGTTCAAGCTCTTGCTGTTGTATCTTTGCCTTTTGATCCAAAGCCTCGAGCTCAGACTGTATCACACTATTGCGTGATTCAGCATTGTTTACCTTTTGGACTTCTGAAGCCATTTCATCAGTTAGCTTCTTGAGGTCAGTCTGCGCCTTAGAGAGCTCAGACTCCAAAGTAGACAAACGCTCAGTGGACTGATCATATTGCAGAAGAGATGTATCTTTCTCAGAATTCAAATGAAAAACAGTATCCTTCTGGTTTTGGATCTCACTTTCAGCTTTCTTTGCTCCCTCAAATTCTGACATCTGTTGTTTCAGTTTCTGGTTCTCAGCTACTAGCCTTGAAATCTCCTGTTGCATATTTACCATTTCGGTGCTGATGTCCTCTCTCCCTTTAACTTCTGGACTTTCAAAACTAAGTCCTTTCCGCGCTTTCCCATCAGAAACAGCACGAGTAACATTTTCACCACTTAGTGAAAAATCAGTGGACTGCTTTAGACTTTCTCGGTTTGACAATCCACTGGTTTCCTGAGGGTATGAACCATTCCTCTTGGAGATATGATCATCTGATTCAAATTTTGGACGGGAGAATGTTGGCATCTCTGGAGTATGCGGCTCCACTTCTTGGCCAGATGAAGAGGGCGACTCATCCATTGATGGCATCTGATTTGGGAATACTTCAGAAATTGTTCTGTGAGCCTGTCTAAGTGCCCCGGTGGCCTGGTCATACCTTTCTGCTAATGCGCGGTATGCTCGATAAAACTCTTCTACCTGTTTCATTAACTCTGGCCGCTTCTTATAGTACATCTCTGCTCTCCGTGCAAA includes these proteins:
- the LOC124678615 gene encoding protein NETWORKED 1A-like, which gives rise to MAASTGHDSRQYSWLWVSHISPKNSKWLKENLSDMDMKVKAMIKLINEDADSFARRAEMYYKKRPELMKQVEEFYRAYRALAERYDQATGALRQAHRTISEVFPNQMPSMDESPSSSGQEVEPHTPEMPTFSRPKFESDDHISKRNGSYPQETSGLSNRESLKQSTDFSLSGENVTRAVSDGKARKGLSFESPEVKGREDISTEMVNMQQEISRLVAENQKLKQQMSEFEGAKKAESEIQNQKDTVFHLNSEKDTSLLQYDQSTERLSTLESELSKAQTDLKKLTDEMASEVQKVNNAESRNSVIQSELEALDQKAKIQQQELEQKLKELENLQFSFQEEHEKRMQAESVLLLEGKEHAKSQEEVQRLITEIKMTNEKLDELMQSKMNLESAVCELKKEVKSLTEQNHSSEVLIQELRDEINSLRDSKSEIQNEIESLRGTISQVNTEKDVALLQHQQVVERVSMLESQLLNIQSELEFNENKVHMLMQDLEQKREEIQSVHGQLQVESHRRTQTEAALLTSESLHSKLKEEVKRLTQDLDTSIKKLSELENDKLDLENTSKELKNAISDVNSEMDAALLQHQQSLEKVSDLELQLSKAQLKLEKSEQKMHVQERDIAQMSESINSLELSLGEETEKKVQAEKSLMSMENIYSQSQEELSRLHREIEKLNAKSNELENLSSELRNTILLLNTEKDATLTKNQESLMRVSHLESELSKLQAELDKVEGRVEVLEKELKHKQEEVYSLETSLEDKTQKCIEGEAALLSVTGLHSESRDEVNKLAMDIEKLSGQLSEVENNKMDLENIVIKYTEDIHILHEQNLSAEYTIKDLHCELDALKELNVKLKAEMGSHIGEKEAVQRDFVRQKEEKKNLEGTYHALAVDMDTLKGSAAANQKLIEDLQIANFKLKEVCANNLIEKALLSEKVQEMEQISDEYSLLEISISDAHAEMESLRERIKALESSESSLKCELSSCVSGKAVLVAELDTLGRSFADISEKNSVLEMSLSDMKAELEDLRLKLKDSEETRQAQLADNFALSAEKNNLVSQLHKITVVTKALESKHADLEGEHTSLSREKDLVYDQVRKLKGLLRTINKEYEDSVKSHEMHVSSLEEQISSLIQKIHDMDERLEEQEQKSMRASISVVLLEGSLVDVKDKNVALLEKCQKYAAENHAAEILISELEDQARYHEAESKRLLKHNGKLREGISQHMKVLNISRDVGPADVAQDEILLQTVSDETSNIVKLKEESEDVNTLMYTELLVHATVMLQVGTEFRDLQLQKCALEKKVEDEATEMISLQNENCQLIECNEQLRQELQKISERGQIQKTEALILHEKLSCLTESYQSLQDEITDMTERSESLSKEHSSLIERYNALEDENGAVLAECMILEHLSLFFRSHNNEVASALVSLTNEMALLSLGKGELDSEVKVLSARAMMLESENSNLKKYIVYLIEVLSNRLVLLEFELNTGKSVCQELFGELEHCMALLVHKDDELLEAEENVQLMQEKNRELCLVVAALQVAIEDGKVVKGELEKKIVILTAEGTTKDDEMFLLRQANETLQVDACILKNKGQHLTSAHELVSKEVEQHEREFALLLGDAITYSVKAAVYEEKALKFMMEGKTIEISAIAQKELLLNKTSSLDAHIEALQKKVNDMQEENAELRTKAGSRMEANEIYSEDEKQKDAADSKGKQVQMMKDIELDQISTCPTYGTGIYPLGNAANAELDDEMLQLWEAAERTCKNQTAKSSSSEHDIQAVEEVKSEYPSSELIRGRELGINKFETSSSSLVEPHDIWGKNVVERLTSNAQRLLSIQESIQELKQKMGGPSKGRSPMNTEYDGISTQLHETEGLVLEQINLNSKLSKKAESYPALSGSMNSELEGLPSRRKISEQVKKGSDNVSRLELELQKIQYVLLKLEEENEYRRLKVSDKRTRVLLRDYLYGRKDHRGGAHKKKKAPFCGCVPSKSRTEP